Genomic segment of Dactylococcopsis salina PCC 8305:
TATAATTTTGATCGATCATGTTAATAATTCTAAAGCCTGTTCTACTACTTCCGCACCAGCATGAGGTTGACATCCTTTTTCTGTGAGATATCTACGCCATGCTTTCGCCCCAGGTTGTCCATTAAAGATATGAATTAAATGACGAGTCATGCTATTAAGTTTTACACCGCGATTCACCCAATAATCTAGATAGGGAAACATTGCTTTTACCACTTCTTTCATTGTGGGAGGAGAAGAGTCTTCCCCATAAATTTCTCGATCGACGCTGGAAAATAAATTCGGATTATCGTAAGCGGCTCGTCCGATCATCACGGCATCAAGGTGATGCAAATGTTCCTTAATCTCAGCAAGGGTTTTAATTCCGCCATTGATTTCAACAAAAAGATGAGGAAACTCCTGTTTGAGACGATAAACATCTTGATAACGCAACGGAGGAACATTGCGGTTTTCTTTGGGGCTTAATCCTTGTAACCACGCTTTCCTCGCATGAACTGTAAATCGTTGACAACCAGCGTCGGAAACGACACGAACAAAGTAGCTCATATCTTCGTAGCGATCGCGCTCATCAATGCCAATGCGGTGTTTAACAGTTATCGGAAGACTAACCGCGTTTTGCATGGCTTCCACCACTTTTGCCACCTTCTCTGGTTGCGCCATCAGACAAGCGCCAAAATTCCCACTTTTAACCCGATCGCTCGGACAACCCACATTGAGATTAATTTCATCATACCCCCAATCCTCGGCAATACGAGCGCATTCTGCCGCTTTTTCGGGGTCATCGCCACCGATTTGTAAGGCTAAGGGATGTTCTTCTGGAGAGAAATCCAGCAATTTTGATCGATCGCCGTTGATAATCGCTGGAATCGTCACCATTTCGGTATAGAGTAAGGTTTTGCGGGTAATTTGGCGCATTAAATAGCGAAAATGCCGATCGGTGCGATCCATCATCGGCGCAACGCTGAGAGGATTTCCTCTCTTAACAGACAAAGGCTGAGAGAAAGAAGAAGTGACTAAAGTTGATTCCATCATCGTGCTTTCGGAGTTGAGAACGTATAATACTTCCAGCCCATAAGAGACCGCATGAGCAAACACTAACTCAAGATTTAAAATGCCACTCCCTAACTTACAGCCTGTAGGAAAAGAAATCGTTAAACCTTACAATCCCTATTATCCAGGAACCAAAAGAAGTTGGCTACCCTTAGCCCTGAGTCTTTATAAAGAAGGAAGACTGGAAGGACAGCGCCCGATCGAGGGGGGAAAAGCAATCCCATTTGTTTCGACTTGGACGGTGTCCTCGCTTCCTTTAGAAAACATCCGTTGCCAGTTACAGTTTAGTGGTAATGCCGAATTAAGCTACGAATTAGTAGTACAAAACGCAGATTTTATCGGTCATTTAATTGAACTGATTCGGATACATCAGAAAGAAGGGATTATTGATTTTCCCAAAGAGTTTTATCGGGAATTATTACAAATCCCCGTTAGTTAAATCTTAAAACTCCTCATAGCGGGCGATCGCGTTACTTAACTTTTCGATCACTTCTGTAACATCCATACTTCCCAACTCACCCGAAGCGCGAGTTCGCACACTCAAACAATTTCCTTCCACCTCTTTCGCACCCACAACAGCCATCATTGGAACTTTTTGTTTTTCTGCATTACGAATTAACTTCCCTAATCGTTCCCCACTGACATCAGCTTTCGCGCGAATCCCTGCTTGTTGCATTTTTAGGGCGACTTGTTCCACAAAATCATATTGATCTCGACTCACTGGTAACAACCGCACTTGTTCTGGGGCAAGCCATAAGGGAAAATCTCCCGCATACTGTTCGATGAGAATCCCAATCAACCGTTCCACAGAACCAAACGGCGCCCGATGAATCATTACAGGACGTTTTCTTGTCCCATCTTCTGCCATATAAGTTAAATCGAAGCGTTCAGGTAAATTATAATCCACCTGTACTGTTCCCAACTGCCATTCTCGTTCTAAAACATCTTGGAAAATAAAATCGAGTTTCGGACCATAAAACGCTGCTTCACCAATCCCTTCAAAATAATCCATTCCTAGATTTTCCACAGCGCGACGGATGGCATTCTGGGCTTTTTCCCAAGCCTCTTCTGAACCAATATATTTATCTGATTCTGGATCACGGAAACTCAACCGCGCTTTAAAATTACTGAGTTGAAGACTCTTAAACACAGAAAGAATTAAATCAACCACACTGAGAAATTCATCATCAAGCTGTTCGGGAGTAACAAATAAGTGGGAATCATCCACAGTAAACCCTCTGACGCGAGTTAATCCCCCTAACTCTCCAGACTGTTCGTAACGATAGACCGTTCCAAACTCCGCCAGACGAATTGGGAGATCACGATAGGAATGGAGTTCATTTTTATAAATTTGGATATGAAACGGACAATTCATGGGCTTGAGAACAAAGCCTTGTTCTTCGGCGGCGGCGGCTTCATCTTCTGCCATCATGGGGAACATATCTTCTTGATAATTTTGCCAGTGTCCAGAGGTTTTAAATAAATCCACTCTGGCAATATGAGGAGTCACGACAGGAGAGTAACCGCGTTTGAGTTGTTCCTGTTTTAGAAAATCCTCTAAAAGCGTCCGTAACTGTGTTCCTTTCGGAGTCCATAGTGGCAAACCTGGCCCCACTGGATCACTAAAGAGAAATAAACCGAGTTCTTTTCCTAAACGACGATGATCTCGTCTTAAAGCCTCTTCCTTGCGTCGTTTGTATTCTGCGAGTTGTTCGGGAGTTTCCCAAGCTGTGCCATAAATCCGTTGTAGCTGGGGGTTGTTTTCATCACCACGCCAATAAGCACCAGCGACACTTTCAATCTCAATGGCTTTCGGATTTAAATCGGCAGTAGTTTCTACGTGGGGGCCCGCGCATAAATCCCACCATTGTTCCCCTAAATGATAGATGCTGATCGGACCGCCTTCAATATCTCTGAGGATTTCTAGTTTATAGGGTTCTTGTAGTTCTTCAATGCGTCGCTGTGCTTCTTCTCGACTGACTTCCTCTCGGATGACGGGTAGTTTCTTTTTGATGATTTTGACCATCTCTTTTTTGATGGCTTTTAAGTCTTGTTCGGTGAAGGGTTCGGGTTTATCAAAGTCGTAGTAGAATCCGTTTTCTGTCCAGGGACCAATGGTAACTTGTGCGTCTGGAAACAGCTTTTGTACCGCCATTGCCATCACGTGAGAGGTGGTGTGGCGAATGCGTTTTAGTTTTTCTGATTCGCTGGTTTTGGGGAGTTTAATCGGTTCGGCGTTTTCTTGTGCTACTGGAGATTCTACACTAGACATTTTGATTTTTAAGGAGTGATCGTTGCTTAAGGACGATTAGAAAAGCATTAAAGCGCGATTACATTTTAGCTTATGAGGGGCTACAGTTTAAGATTGGCGATCGGAAGTAGAATTAAATCATGTCCACTTGTTGAGTAACGGGAGAAGCAGATGACTCTTGCTGATGTTTTTTCTCAAGCTAAAAAACCGAGTTTAGAAAATGGCGATCGAATGTCTCGTGGTGAGTTTGAACGTCGTTATCACCTAATGCCGAATTTAAAAAAAGCAGAATTAATTGAGGGAGTAGTTTACGTGCCATCACCAGTTAGAATTATGTCTCATGGTCAGCCTCATGCAACGATGATCACGATTGTTGGGAATTTATGCAATGGCAACGCCAGCAGTGATGTTGGGGGATAACGCAACTGTAAGATTAGATTTAGACAATGAACCGCAACCAGACGGGTTACTGCGTTTAGAGGAGTCTGCTGGCGGTCGATCGCGCATCAGTGAGGATGATTACATTGAAGGTGCGCCAGAATTAGTTTTCGAAGTTACTGCCAGCACAGTTTCCTATGATTTACATGATAAAAAGCAGGTTTATCGTCGTAATGGGGTGCAAGAATATTTAGGGCTTGCTGAATAAAGCTAAAACTCTCGTACCATCTGGTTTTAAGGCTCTTAACTCCTCAAAAAAGTGCAAGGAAATTGAACGCTCAATCGTCACGCACCCTGCATCAAAACCTTATTCCTCTACTGGCGGCGGCGATCGCTAAATTTAATGATGTGGTTGACTTCCCTTCTCCTAGAACACAGGAACTGACCACTAATGATTTCACGGAGCGAACAAACAAAAGTTTAACGTTTCAAAACGATGCGATAACGGGGTTTTCCCTCCCGTAGTCGATCCATTGCTTCATTAATCTGGTCAAAGGAGTAAAACTCAACCATGGGTTCAAGCTGTTTACGAGCAATAAATTCGAGCATTTGAGCGGTTACGCCTGGACTTCCCACTGGACTAGCAGAGAGGGATTTTTGTCCAAAGAGGAGGGAGAACATAGAAGTTGCAATGGGGTTCGGGGGAACGCCTAAAAAATGCAAGCGCCCTCTAGGACGTAAAGCGGAAAGATAACCTTCCCAATCTAAATCAGCGTTAACTGTGGATAGGATAACATCGAAGCTGTTTTCTAACCCTTTTAAGGCCTCTGGATCACGAGAGTTGATAAAATGGTGAGCGCCGAGACGTTTCGCTTCTGCTTCTTTGTCGCTACTCCCCGAAAATGCGGTGACTTCACAGCCCCAAGCATTTAGGAACTGTAATGCCATGTGACCCAAGCCACCAATTCCTAAAACAGCGACGCGATCGGTGCTTTTAATTTGTAACTGAACAATGGGATTAAAAACCGTAATTCCCCCACAAAACAAGGGACCGGCGGTTTCTGGATTCAGCCCTTCTGGAAGAGAAAACACCCAATTTTCGTGAGCGCGAACTTTATCCGCAAACCCACCATAACGACCAATAATCGTTTGTTCTGAGTCTTGACAAAGATTGTGATCCCCAGATAGACACCATTCACAGGTCATACAAGAATCAGAAAACCAGCCTAATCCCACTTGCTGACCGATTTTTAGGTTTTTAACCGCATCGCCAACCGCCACAATTTTTCCTACCACTTCGTGACCAGGGACGACGGGATATTGAGAAATGCCCCACTCATTATCAACGACACTCACATCGCTGTGACAAATACCACAATATTCGACTTCAATTTCTACAATACACCAGTCAGAGAGCCATCCGTTTTGAACGGATGGACGGGGCTTTCAAGGTGCGGAGGAAACCTCCGCACACAGCCCCTCATGAATGGCGAATGAGGACTTTAGTCCTCTGTGTCCAAAGATTTAATGTAGTCTCTTAACACCTCTGCCATAGACAAATTCTTCCTTTCAGCAACTTTCTTCAAAGTTTCATACTCTTGAGTTGTGACATTAAATTGCATCTTTTTGGTTCTTGCCATATTCTATTATTGAAGTTACATTTAGAGTATATCTGAACCATCACACTTTAAGCAATGTCATATAGGACGACAAAAATCCTTCTTACAGGCAACATCACTGACCAAACTAGGGATGTTTTGGTGTTTCTGTGTCACGAAGCCAATAACTTATGGAACACGGTGGTGTATCAAATTAGACAATCTCACTTTGCCACTTGCGGAGTTAGAGAATTTTTCGATAAAAATGACTGCTTTCGTCGTCAATTTAGAGACAAAAAAGTAAAAGTTAGTTATCCTCAACTTTGTAGTGAGTTTAAGGAAAACCAGCATTATCAATGGCTAGGCGCACAGCAAGGTCAACAAGTCTTAAAATCAGTCGAGGAGGCGTTTAAGTCTTATAACGAACTGTTAATAATGTGGTTCAACGGAGAAATTGACCAGAAACCAAAACTCCCAAATTATAGAACAAAAGGAGGGTTATGTAATTTTACTTTTCCACGCCAATCTCTTCGTTTTAATCACGAAAATGGCTCTTGGCTTTTGCCAATGAGTAAAATGATTAAAGAACATTGGGTAAAAGGAAAAGAGGAATTTTCAATTCCCTCCGTCAATTATATTGGCGATACCAATGTCGCAGAAATCAGAATCCTTCCTCAACACGGGAAAATTTGGGCGGAACTTGTCGGTGCGATTCGTTTCTGGTGAAATCACTGTAGTTCACTCGAACTGCGGAGTATAAACCAGAGCTTGGTAAAGAACCCTTCGGGGTACAGAACCTTGACAACTTGAATTCCATGTTGGTGAGAGCCTGTGGAGCTTCGGCTAAGAAACAGGTAGGGTATAACCCGTTAATTCAAGTCCATCCCTCTCAGGGTGTGAGAGGACAGCATAACCCTCATCTATAGAGTTGACTACTTGAGGATGAAGCAGGGTTAAATGGGGTCACTGCTGGAAGCCTAAACTGGTAAATCCCTAGCAAAAGGCGATGCCTAGTCAACGAACCTATGTTTGAACCATTCGTCATCCGCAACCTGCGTAAAGGCTACCGCAGGGAACAAAATAAGTTCAAAGCAAGAAGATATGGATTTCGCGAAGTTCATATCACACCTTCAATTTTGCTCGGTGGAAAGTAGGGGGCTAAGGTCTTAATCAATGGAAATCAGGAACGAAGTAACCCTCGTTCATACTCTTGGAAAGGTCGATTTCTCAAGTAGTCTGTCGGGACGCAATCTCTGACTCATTTGTCGGGTAGAACGAGGGAAGGATTGGATAAGAAGCAAATGCCTTCTACAACAGGAAGGATAAGCAGACGTATCCACTTTAGATTACGAAGATAATAAGTGAAGTAGAGTAATGTTATGAACCAAATCAGGTATAAATGTGATGCTCGGACAAAGACCTTTTTAATGCTCTGGTTAGGCTTTGGGTTTAATCTCATGGCAGAGACGGAGTGGAGTCAGATTGACTGGAAGGAGATTGAAATACGGGTGTTTAAGCTCCAAAAACGGATTTATCGAGCTTCTCTAAGTGGTGACGTGGCTAAAGTTCACAAACTCCAAAGATTATTGTTACGGTCTTGGTGTGCCAAACTCTTAGCGGTACGGCGCATTTCGCAGGATAACCAGGGTAAGAATACTGCGGGGATAGATGGTGTAAAAACCCTAAGTCCTAAGCAAAGATTAAACCTTGCTGAAAACCTGACTCTTACAGGGAAGGGTAAATCCTTAAGACGGGTCTGGATTCCAAAACCAGGTCGCAAAGAAAAACGTGGCTTGGGTATTCCAGTAATGGAAGACCGTGCGAGGCAGGCACTTCTCAAATTGGCTTTAGAGCCTGAATGGGAGGCAAAATTCGAGCCTAATTCGTACGGATTTAGACCAGGACGCTCTTGCCATGATGCGGAAGAGGCAATTTATAAGACGATTAAAACTAAAGCCAAATGGGTTTTGGATGCTGACATATCTAAATGTTTCGACCGTATAAACCACAATGTTCTCTTAAGAAAATTAAATACAACCCCGACTATGGCTCGACAAATTCGAGCTTGGTTGAAATCGGGGGTCTTGGATAGAGGCGATTGGTTTCCAACAAATGAGGGAACACCACAAGGAGGGGTGATAAGTCCTCTATTGGCAAACATCGCCCTGCATGGACTTGAGGAAAACATAAGACAATGGGCTGAAACTTGGAAAGGGAATAAACAAGCTAATAGTAAAAGTATCTCTCTTATCAGGTATGCAGATGATTTCGTTGTTCTCCACAAGGATAAATCCATCATCCAACAGGCGAAAACGCTTATTGAACAGTGGTTACATGGCTTAGGCTTAGAATTAAGCGAGAGCAAGACGAGAATATGTCACACCTTGCATAATTCTGAGAAAGAAAGAGCAGGGTTTGATTTTCTGGGATGGAACATCCGACAGTATGAAGTCGGGAAGAACCATACAGGAAAGAATACAAATGGCAAGTTACTCGGATTCAAGACAATAATCAAACCAAGCGACAAAAGTATCAAAACACATTACGAAAAGATTGTTTCGGTATTAGATTCAATGAAAGGTAAATCCCAAGAGGTAATCATTGATAAACTTAACCCCATAATTAGGGGATGGTGCAACTATCACAAAACAGTCTGCTCTAAGGAAACATTTGCACACATAGATTACATGGTCTATAACAAACTACGTCGCTGGATAAAAAGCCGTCACTCTAACAAAACCCTCAAATGGTGTGAAGAAAGATACTTTCATTTGACTAAGGAGAAAGATTTAGCAAAAGAAGATAGAAAAGACAAATGGGTCTTCTCAACTCCTTCTGATACACCAAATTCTCCTATTGCGGGTACGCACGAACTGTGGAAACACGCATGGACACCAATTGAAAGACATATAAAAATCGAGGGTACAAAGTCTCCTTACGATGGAGATTGGCGGTACTGGAGTAAACGTCGGGGTGAATACCCTGGCACACCGAAACGGGTTGCTACCCTGATGAAGCGTCAGAAAGGCAAATGCGCCCGTTGTGGACTTTACATCAAGGGTGAAGATGTAGTGGAGGTTGACCACATCGTCCCTAAAGCTGAAGGGGGCAAAGACCATTACAAGAATTTACAGTTACTTCATCGTCATTGTCACCATCAGAAAACTGCCGAAGACCGACAACGACAAATGGATAATAAGGGGCAAAAGAAAACCCAAAAGAAAACCAAGAAAAGTCGTAAATCGGAAACTAAGCAGGGAAGTGCTGTTAACACAGCGTAGTTTGGAGAGGAGCGGTATGAAGCGAAAGTTTCACGTACCGTTCTGAAGCCGAGTCAAGAGGGCGACCTCTTGGCTTAGGTTAACTATAAAGTAGAAGAAAAAGAAGCTGTGGGATTAGATTATTCTCAGGCTTTGGGGTGTGACCCTGGGGTAAATAATCTTCTGACTTGTGTCTCCACTCTCGGAAAAAGTTTCATTGTTGACGGACATAAAATTAAGGGTGTAAATACTAAATACAACAAAACAGTTGCTAAATATAAACAAGGGAACACAGACTTTTATTGGGATGAATACTTAGACGAGTTAACCCATAAACGATCATGTTTCATGCGTGATGCTGTGAATAAGACAGCACGGTTTATTATTAATTATTGCCTCAATCATCGTATCGGTAACATTGTTTTCGGTTGGGGACAAGGAATTAAAACAAATTGCAATCTGGGTTCAAAAAATAACCAAAACTTTGTACAAATCCCCACAGCTAGGCTGAAAAATCGAATAAAAGAGTTAGCTGAATCAGTAGGAATTAAGTTTACTGAAACCGAGGAAAGTTACACCTCTCGTAGCTCGTTTTTGGATAATGATTGTTTACCAGTGTTCGGCGGTGAAAAACCTGCCAACTGGAAAGCATCAGGAAAGAGAGTGAAAAGAGGTTTATATGAAACTCGTAACGGTAAGTTAATTAATGCTGACTGTAATGGCGCAGCGAACATCTTAAGAAAGGTAAGTACACAGTTAGGCTTAGGTCTAGCCGAGGTACGTCGGGAATGTTTGAGTGTTCCCAAGCGGTATAACGTTTTCAGTTCGCTGAAAAAATCATATCGTAAACGTGGAGAAACGTATTTACAATGCGTTTCGTAACAACGTTTGGAATCCACGTTTTTCAAAACGTGGAGAACTCAATTGTTCCGAACCGAGAGAGCCAGGATCATATTCAAACGGTTGTAATTTGCCACCGACTTCGGTCGCTGCGTAAGCATTAATGGTCATTTTGTTTCCTCAGCGCGATCGTTTTCTCCCATATTAATGAAATAATAGAAGTAATTGCCGAATTATCATGTTTACCAATGACCAGAGATATTAAAACCGCACTCGCCGAAAGTTTAGAACCAGCAAACTGGGATTTTTTACAACCTCATGCGAAACGGGATGCTTTGATTATTGTTGCTCCCAGTTTGGATATTGTGGAAGTAGGAAGCGCGATCGCCCATGACCAGACGGAAGCGGTGCAAAAATGGATTGAACAGGGACAATTACAGAAACCTTCTGCGGATCAACTTTCCCTTTGGAATGCTCAACCGACCAAAGCCTTTAATACCCTAATCGTCCAACCTTATGTCCTGGTACAAGAAATCGATTCTGTTACCTAAGCCAGATCGATCGATATAACTCCGCGCTAGGCAAGAGGCTTGCATGCAAAAGGCAAGAGTAAGGTATAGGTAAGTTTCAACATTTTGAAATGTCCTAACCTGATTTTGTAGCACTATATCAATTATTATCGTTACTCATTAACAAAAAGTTCGTCTCTTCCCAGCCATTAAATAAAATCAATTCTCGTGTAAAATCTATTGATTCTCCTTATCTCTCGAAGCGTTTACATTCCTTCACAATAAACGAATTTTCAGGCTTACAGCTTTCGAGATTTGACTTTAAAAAATTTCTGTTTTAAGATTCCGTGAGATGGTGGCTATCTCCTGTCAAAATTAGAAATCGATCGATACAACTCCCAACACACCGTTAAACAGGAAACCAACCGCCTCTTTTTCCTCGGAAGAGATGAGACGAATTTTTAGAGAGACTTTTTACAAATCATTAAGAAGGGGTTGACACTGTGTTCCCTTTAATGAGACAGGTTTGATCGGAATCATCGCTCACAATAATCACAACCAACCTTTTGCTTTGAGATGTTCGATATCTTGATGGAATTCAGCGACATCATAATGGACACAAATCTCGCGTTTGGCAAGCAGACGCTGAAATTGAATTTGACTCATACCAAGTAATTCGCTGGCTTTTCCTA
This window contains:
- the dusA gene encoding tRNA dihydrouridine(20/20a) synthase DusA — translated: MMESTLVTSSFSQPLSVKRGNPLSVAPMMDRTDRHFRYLMRQITRKTLLYTEMVTIPAIINGDRSKLLDFSPEEHPLALQIGGDDPEKAAECARIAEDWGYDEINLNVGCPSDRVKSGNFGACLMAQPEKVAKVVEAMQNAVSLPITVKHRIGIDERDRYEDMSYFVRVVSDAGCQRFTVHARKAWLQGLSPKENRNVPPLRYQDVYRLKQEFPHLFVEINGGIKTLAEIKEHLHHLDAVMIGRAAYDNPNLFSSVDREIYGEDSSPPTMKEVVKAMFPYLDYWVNRGVKLNSMTRHLIHIFNGQPGAKAWRRYLTEKGCQPHAGAEVVEQALELLT
- the ebsA gene encoding type IV pilus biogenesis protein EbsA → MPLPNLQPVGKEIVKPYNPYYPGTKRSWLPLALSLYKEGRLEGQRPIEGGKAIPFVSTWTVSSLPLENIRCQLQFSGNAELSYELVVQNADFIGHLIELIRIHQKEGIIDFPKEFYRELLQIPVS
- the thrS gene encoding threonine--tRNA ligase, which codes for MSSVESPVAQENAEPIKLPKTSESEKLKRIRHTTSHVMAMAVQKLFPDAQVTIGPWTENGFYYDFDKPEPFTEQDLKAIKKEMVKIIKKKLPVIREEVSREEAQRRIEELQEPYKLEILRDIEGGPISIYHLGEQWWDLCAGPHVETTADLNPKAIEIESVAGAYWRGDENNPQLQRIYGTAWETPEQLAEYKRRKEEALRRDHRRLGKELGLFLFSDPVGPGLPLWTPKGTQLRTLLEDFLKQEQLKRGYSPVVTPHIARVDLFKTSGHWQNYQEDMFPMMAEDEAAAAEEQGFVLKPMNCPFHIQIYKNELHSYRDLPIRLAEFGTVYRYEQSGELGGLTRVRGFTVDDSHLFVTPEQLDDEFLSVVDLILSVFKSLQLSNFKARLSFRDPESDKYIGSEEAWEKAQNAIRRAVENLGMDYFEGIGEAAFYGPKLDFIFQDVLEREWQLGTVQVDYNLPERFDLTYMAEDGTRKRPVMIHRAPFGSVERLIGILIEQYAGDFPLWLAPEQVRLLPVSRDQYDFVEQVALKMQQAGIRAKADVSGERLGKLIRNAEKQKVPMMAVVGAKEVEGNCLSVRTRASGELGSMDVTEVIEKLSNAIARYEEF
- the ltrA gene encoding group II intron reverse transcriptase/maturase, whose amino-acid sequence is MNQIRYKCDARTKTFLMLWLGFGFNLMAETEWSQIDWKEIEIRVFKLQKRIYRASLSGDVAKVHKLQRLLLRSWCAKLLAVRRISQDNQGKNTAGIDGVKTLSPKQRLNLAENLTLTGKGKSLRRVWIPKPGRKEKRGLGIPVMEDRARQALLKLALEPEWEAKFEPNSYGFRPGRSCHDAEEAIYKTIKTKAKWVLDADISKCFDRINHNVLLRKLNTTPTMARQIRAWLKSGVLDRGDWFPTNEGTPQGGVISPLLANIALHGLEENIRQWAETWKGNKQANSKSISLIRYADDFVVLHKDKSIIQQAKTLIEQWLHGLGLELSESKTRICHTLHNSEKERAGFDFLGWNIRQYEVGKNHTGKNTNGKLLGFKTIIKPSDKSIKTHYEKIVSVLDSMKGKSQEVIIDKLNPIIRGWCNYHKTVCSKETFAHIDYMVYNKLRRWIKSRHSNKTLKWCEERYFHLTKEKDLAKEDRKDKWVFSTPSDTPNSPIAGTHELWKHAWTPIERHIKIEGTKSPYDGDWRYWSKRRGEYPGTPKRVATLMKRQKGKCARCGLYIKGEDVVEVDHIVPKAEGGKDHYKNLQLLHRHCHHQKTAEDRQRQMDNKGQKKTQKKTKKSRKSETKQGSAVNTA
- a CDS encoding DUF2288 domain-containing protein codes for the protein MTRDIKTALAESLEPANWDFLQPHAKRDALIIVAPSLDIVEVGSAIAHDQTEAVQKWIEQGQLQKPSADQLSLWNAQPTKAFNTLIVQPYVLVQEIDSVT
- a CDS encoding UPF0175 family protein, whose product is MSLTIPDELVKASGLSEIELLQELILVLFQQDKLSLGKASELLGMSQIQFQRLLAKREICVHYDVAEFHQDIEHLKAKGWL